A stretch of Henckelia pumila isolate YLH828 chromosome 4, ASM3356847v2, whole genome shotgun sequence DNA encodes these proteins:
- the LOC140864650 gene encoding anthranilate synthase alpha subunit 1, chloroplastic isoform X2, with the protein MQASALSLRPLTGCRRVCPPLLAGRHSSSCALQCSSAGMDERRFVEASEKGNLIPLYKCILSDHLTPVLAYRCLVKEDDRETPSFIFESVDPAGFGAGRYSVVGAQPVMEVVAKENKVTILDHDAGRAIEKINVEDPMLIPRNISEGWKPQLIQDLPAAAFCGWVGFFSYDTIRYAEKKKLPFSRAPHDDRNIPDIHLGLYDDVIVFDHVEKKAYAIHWVRLDQYTSAKEAYDDGIERLDMLVSRIKDTHIPRLSSGCVEYCTHDLGVSLDRKNMSNEDYMKAVLQAKEHILAGDIFQIVLSQRFERRTFAEPFEVYRALRVVNPSPYMTYLQARGCILVASSPEILARVKKGKIVSRPLAGTARRGKTAHQDEILEIKLLADEKQCAEHIMLVDLGRNDVGKVSKPGSVKVEKLMTVERYSHVMHISSTVTGELLDDLTGWDALRAALPVGTVSGAPKVKAMELIDQLETTRRGPYSGGFGGISFLGDMDIALTLRTIVFPTGLRYDTMYSYVDGRKRPDWVAHIQAGAGIVADSLPDDEQMECESKAAALGRAIDLAESAFVHKGQAPPVKMNGSWPIQSTKDVLLHQNGFWGA; encoded by the exons ATGCAGGCTTCTGCCCTTTCCCTCCGGCCGTTGACCGGTTGCCGGAGAGTTTGTCCGCCGCTGCTGGCCGGAAGACACTCGAGCTCATGTGCACTGCAATGCTCGTCTGCAG GTATGGATGAGAGGAGATTTGTTGAAGCATCTGAAAAAGGGAACTTGATTCCTTTGTACAAGTGTATATTGTCGGATCACTTGACTCCGGTGCTTGCCTACCGATGCTTGGTTAAGGAAGATGATCGAGAAACTCCAAGCTTTATTTTTGAATCTGTGGATCCTGCTGGTTTTGGCGCG GGTCGATACAGCGTGGTTGGTGCACAACCAGTGATGGAAGTTGTAGCCAAAGAAAATAAGGTGACCATTTTGGATCATGATGCCGGAAGAGCAATTGAGAAAATTAATGTGGAGGATCCTATGCTCATTCCCAGAAACATTTCAGAGGGCTGGAAACCACAGCTCATTCAAGACCTTCCAGCTGCTGCATTTT GTGGATGGGTAGGTTTTTTCTCATATGATACAATTCGTTATGCGGAGAAGAAAAAGTTGCCATTCTCTCGGGCACCACATGATGATAGAAACATACCTGACATTCATCTTGGATTATATGATGATGTAATTGTTTTTGATCATGTAGAAAAG AAAGCATATGCGATTCATTGGGTGCGGCTGGATCAATACACTTCTGCTAAAGAGGCTTATGATGATGGAATCGAACGTTTGGACATGTTAGTTTCCAGAATAAAAGACACCCATAT TCCGAGGCTGTCTTCAGGCTGTGTTGAATACTGCACTCATGATCTTGGAGTATCTTTAGACAGGAAAAACATGTCAAATGAGGATTACATGAAGGCCGTGTTACAGGCGAAGGAACATATTTTGGCCGGGGATATTTTCCAAATTGTCTTGAGTCAACGTTTCGAAAGAAGAACATTTGCTGAGCCATTTGAAGTGTACAGAGCTTTGAGAGTTGTGAATCCAAGTCCATACATGACTTACCTGCAg GCTAGAGGGTGTATTTTAGTTGCTTCAAGTCCTGAAATTCTTGCTCGTGTAAAGAAG GGAAAAATTGTCAGCCGACCCCTAGCAGGGACAGCTAGGAGAGGGAAGACAGCTCACCAGGACGAGATATTGGAGATAAAGCTGCTTGCAGATGAAAAGCAATGTGCAGAACATATTATGTTGGTCGATTTGGGCAGAAACGATGTTGGAAAG GTCTCAAAACCTGGCTCTGTGAAAGTGGAAAAGCTCATGACTGTCGAGCGGTACTCCCACGTGATGCACATTAGCTCTACG GTCACCGGGGAGTTGCTTGACGATCTTACAGGATGGGATGCATTGCGTGCGGCATTGCCTGTTGGAACAGTTAGTGGAGCCCCAAAG GTAAAGGCTATGGAGTTGATAGATCAACTAGAAACTACCAGACGAGGACCATACAGTGGCGGTTTCGGAGGGATTTCATTTTTAGGCGACATGGACATCGCGTTGACTCTGAGAACAATCGTGTTTCCAACTGGTCTACGCTACGACACAATGTATTCCTATGTCGATGGCAGAAAACGTCCAGACTGGGTTGCTCACATCCAAGCAGGAGCCGGAATTGTGGCCGACAGCCTCCCTGATGATGAGCAGATGGAGTGTGAAAGCAAAGCCGCTGCTCTTGGTCGTGCCATAGATTTGGCCGAGTCCGCGTTTGTTCACAAAGGCCAGGCACCACCAGTCAAAATGAATGGTTCTTGGCCAATTCAATCTACCAAAGATGTGTTGTTGCACCAGAATGGATTTTGGGGTGCTTGA
- the LOC140864650 gene encoding anthranilate synthase alpha subunit 1, chloroplastic isoform X1 has product MQASALSLRPLTGCRRVCPPLLAGRHSSSCALQCSSAGMDERRFVEASEKGNLIPLYKCILSDHLTPVLAYRCLVKEDDRETPSFIFESVDPAGFGAGRYSVVGAQPVMEVVAKENKVTILDHDAGRAIEKINVEDPMLIPRNISEGWKPQLIQDLPAAAFCGGWVGFFSYDTIRYAEKKKLPFSRAPHDDRNIPDIHLGLYDDVIVFDHVEKKAYAIHWVRLDQYTSAKEAYDDGIERLDMLVSRIKDTHIPRLSSGCVEYCTHDLGVSLDRKNMSNEDYMKAVLQAKEHILAGDIFQIVLSQRFERRTFAEPFEVYRALRVVNPSPYMTYLQARGCILVASSPEILARVKKGKIVSRPLAGTARRGKTAHQDEILEIKLLADEKQCAEHIMLVDLGRNDVGKVSKPGSVKVEKLMTVERYSHVMHISSTVTGELLDDLTGWDALRAALPVGTVSGAPKVKAMELIDQLETTRRGPYSGGFGGISFLGDMDIALTLRTIVFPTGLRYDTMYSYVDGRKRPDWVAHIQAGAGIVADSLPDDEQMECESKAAALGRAIDLAESAFVHKGQAPPVKMNGSWPIQSTKDVLLHQNGFWGA; this is encoded by the exons ATGCAGGCTTCTGCCCTTTCCCTCCGGCCGTTGACCGGTTGCCGGAGAGTTTGTCCGCCGCTGCTGGCCGGAAGACACTCGAGCTCATGTGCACTGCAATGCTCGTCTGCAG GTATGGATGAGAGGAGATTTGTTGAAGCATCTGAAAAAGGGAACTTGATTCCTTTGTACAAGTGTATATTGTCGGATCACTTGACTCCGGTGCTTGCCTACCGATGCTTGGTTAAGGAAGATGATCGAGAAACTCCAAGCTTTATTTTTGAATCTGTGGATCCTGCTGGTTTTGGCGCG GGTCGATACAGCGTGGTTGGTGCACAACCAGTGATGGAAGTTGTAGCCAAAGAAAATAAGGTGACCATTTTGGATCATGATGCCGGAAGAGCAATTGAGAAAATTAATGTGGAGGATCCTATGCTCATTCCCAGAAACATTTCAGAGGGCTGGAAACCACAGCTCATTCAAGACCTTCCAGCTGCTGCATTTTGTG GTGGATGGGTAGGTTTTTTCTCATATGATACAATTCGTTATGCGGAGAAGAAAAAGTTGCCATTCTCTCGGGCACCACATGATGATAGAAACATACCTGACATTCATCTTGGATTATATGATGATGTAATTGTTTTTGATCATGTAGAAAAG AAAGCATATGCGATTCATTGGGTGCGGCTGGATCAATACACTTCTGCTAAAGAGGCTTATGATGATGGAATCGAACGTTTGGACATGTTAGTTTCCAGAATAAAAGACACCCATAT TCCGAGGCTGTCTTCAGGCTGTGTTGAATACTGCACTCATGATCTTGGAGTATCTTTAGACAGGAAAAACATGTCAAATGAGGATTACATGAAGGCCGTGTTACAGGCGAAGGAACATATTTTGGCCGGGGATATTTTCCAAATTGTCTTGAGTCAACGTTTCGAAAGAAGAACATTTGCTGAGCCATTTGAAGTGTACAGAGCTTTGAGAGTTGTGAATCCAAGTCCATACATGACTTACCTGCAg GCTAGAGGGTGTATTTTAGTTGCTTCAAGTCCTGAAATTCTTGCTCGTGTAAAGAAG GGAAAAATTGTCAGCCGACCCCTAGCAGGGACAGCTAGGAGAGGGAAGACAGCTCACCAGGACGAGATATTGGAGATAAAGCTGCTTGCAGATGAAAAGCAATGTGCAGAACATATTATGTTGGTCGATTTGGGCAGAAACGATGTTGGAAAG GTCTCAAAACCTGGCTCTGTGAAAGTGGAAAAGCTCATGACTGTCGAGCGGTACTCCCACGTGATGCACATTAGCTCTACG GTCACCGGGGAGTTGCTTGACGATCTTACAGGATGGGATGCATTGCGTGCGGCATTGCCTGTTGGAACAGTTAGTGGAGCCCCAAAG GTAAAGGCTATGGAGTTGATAGATCAACTAGAAACTACCAGACGAGGACCATACAGTGGCGGTTTCGGAGGGATTTCATTTTTAGGCGACATGGACATCGCGTTGACTCTGAGAACAATCGTGTTTCCAACTGGTCTACGCTACGACACAATGTATTCCTATGTCGATGGCAGAAAACGTCCAGACTGGGTTGCTCACATCCAAGCAGGAGCCGGAATTGTGGCCGACAGCCTCCCTGATGATGAGCAGATGGAGTGTGAAAGCAAAGCCGCTGCTCTTGGTCGTGCCATAGATTTGGCCGAGTCCGCGTTTGTTCACAAAGGCCAGGCACCACCAGTCAAAATGAATGGTTCTTGGCCAATTCAATCTACCAAAGATGTGTTGTTGCACCAGAATGGATTTTGGGGTGCTTGA
- the LOC140862790 gene encoding uncharacterized protein yields the protein MTTWDDLEKAFLTKYFPPSKSMKLRTYIITFAQGEHESLCEAWEPYTDLLRRCPHHKLCDWLVQQIFYYGLPHANRTMLDAAAARNLLRKSPEEGCVLIKEMTSRSYHPQSERNVMRKSTKDRQYGNQNYGKQHQEEKSSMEKMMQKFISSTETRMKNQDASIKNLENQIGQLTKAMSGRDPGTLPSDTEKNHKEQVKAIELRGGKRIETERQESKEPEVVSIPEKTAGKSSNSTPPPTSQLNFVIPPPFAAALKKTKLDAQLEKFLEVFKNLNINIPFADALMQMPSYAKFLKEILSNKRKLEEHALASLKENFSALVQNKIPSRQKDPGSFSIPCMISDVNFQKALCDLGASINLMPYSIFRKLGLGESKPTRMSLQLADRSLKYPRGIIEDVLVKVDKFIFPVDFVVLDMEEDLDMALILGRPFLATGKTLLDVQKGELLLRDTFQEPLEAALASPYHEGEIHIGKQEMTAYLNDNQPWKKGVKLRIKDLDTTKAKLLDVLKNHKSVFAWKVSYIKGINSSICMHKILMEKENINPLVQPQRRLNTKMQEVVKAETIKLLGADIIYPISDSAWVSPVECVLKKGGITVIQNEHNGLIPIRTVTGWRVCIYYRKLNDATRKNHFPLPFIDQMLERLAGYEFYSFLDGYSEYNQILIAPKDRDKTTFTCPYGTFAYTRMPFGLCNAPATFQRCMTAIFNDMAFETLRERLVTAPVLTSPNWDLAFEVMCDTSDSAVGVVLGQRIDKNDTEEIDDWFPNEKLFAIENSSWYANFENYLDTGTLPHNLSFHQKKKFMSDVKHYFLEEPFLFKICADSMIRRCVAEVEMRNILSHCHDREVGGHAGPIKTATKVLECGFYWPSIFKYARSYVIACDRCQRTGEKRLLELNQLEEFRDHAYDMAVSYK from the exons ATGACTACTTGGGATGATCTGGAAAAAGCTTTCCTCACCAAATACTTCCCTCCATCAAAGTCGATGAAGTTGAGAACATATATCATTACGTTTGCTCAAGGAGAACATGAATCACTCTGCGAAGCATGGGAACCCTATACGGATCTGTTAAGGAGATGCCCACACCACAAATTATGCGACTGGCTTGTGCAACAAATTTTTTACTATGGCCTTCCTCATGCTAATCGCACTatgttagatgcagctgcaGCTAGAAATCTGTTACGAAAATCACCAGAAGAAGGATGTGTGTTGATTAAAGAGATGACATCTAGAAGTTATCACCCTCAATCTGAGAGGAATGTAATGCGAAAATCTACG AAAGACAGGCAGTATGGGAATCAGAATTACGGAAAACAACATCAAGAAGAGAAATCAAGTATGGAGAAGATGATGCAAAAGTTTATATCATCCACTGAGACCAGAATGAAAAATCAGGATGCTTCGATAAAGAATTTGGAGAATCAGATAGGGCAGTTGACTAAAGCAATGTCCGGTAGAGATCCTGGTACTTTACCAAGTGACACCGAAAAGAACCATAAGGAGCAGGTGAAAGCCATTGAATTAAGAGGTGGAAAGAGAATAGAAACTGAGAGACAAGAATCGAAAGAGCCAGAAGTCGTTTCTATACCGGAGAAAACTGCAGGTAAGTCTTCTAATTCTACACCTCCACCCACATCACAGTTAAATTTTGTTATTCCTCCACCTTTTGCTGCAGCTCTTAAGAAGACCAAGTTAGATGCTCAGCTTGAAAAGTTTCTAGAAGTGTTCAAGAACTTGAATATTAACATCCCATTTGCTGATGCATTGATGCAAATGCCCAGCTATGCAAAGTTCTTGAAAGAGATACTCTCCAATAAGAGAAAATTAGAGGAGCATGCATTGGCCAGCTTAAAAGAAAATTTCTCTGCACTGGTTCAGAACAAGATCCCATCAAGGcaaaaagatccagggagtttctcaATCCCTTGCATGATTAGTGATGTGAATTTTCAAAAAGCTTTGTGTGATTTAGGTGCTAGCATAAATCTAATGCCATATTCTATTTTCAGGAAATTGGGTTTGGGGGAGTCAAAACCTACCAGGATGTCGTTGCAATTGGCTGACAGGTCTTTAAAATATCCAAGAGGGATAATAGAGGATGTACTAGTGAAAGTagacaaattcatcttcccgGTGGATTTTGTGGTActtgatatggaagaagatTTGGATATGGCACTTATTCTGGGAAGACCTTTCCTGGCAACAGGAAAAACACTCTTAGATGTCCAAAAGGGAGAATTACTTCTGAGA GATACATTCCAGGAACCGTTAGAAGCTGCACTTGCATCTCCTTATCATGAGGGAGAAATCCATATAGGAAAACAAGAAATGACTGCGTACTTGAATGATAATCAGCCATGGAAAAAAGGTGTCAAGCTTAGAATTAAAGATCTAG ATACCACGAAAGCCAAACTACTGGATGTTctaaaaaatcacaagagtgtGTTCGCCTGGAAGGTATCATATATCAAAGGGATCAATTCATCCATCTGCATGCATAAGATCCTAATGGAAAAAGAGAACATCAACCCTTTGGTTCAGCCACAGAGAAGATTGAATACCAaaatgcaagaggtagtgaagGCTGAAACGATTAAACTTCTAGGCGCAGatattatttatccaatatCTGATAGTGCATGGGTGAGTCCTGTTGAGTGTGTGCTGAAAAAGGGGGGTATTACCGTGATTCAAAATGAGCATAATGGATTGATACCTATTAGGACAGTAACTGGTTGGCGCGTGTGCATATATTATAGGAAACTAAATGACGCAACCCGTAAAAACCACTTCCCTCTCCCCTTCATTGACCAAATGCTAGAAAGACTTGCTGGATATGAATTCTATTCTTTTTTAGATGGGTATTCAGAATAtaatcagattttgattgcacCTAAAGATCGGGAtaaaactactttcacttgcCCATATGGTACGTTCGCTTATACACGTATGCCCTTTGGTCTTTGTAATGCTCCCGCAACCTTTCAGAGATGCATGACTGCAATATTTAATGACATG GCGTTTGAGACTCTGAGAGAAAGATTGGTAACTGCACCAGTGCTGACATCACCTAATTGGGATCTAGCCTTTGAGGTCATGTGTGATACAAGCGACTCGGCGGTTGGTGTTGTACTTGGCCAAAGAATAGACAAG AATGATACTGAGGAAATAGATGATTGGTTTCCAAATGAAAAGTTGTTTGCGATAGAAAACTCATCTTGGTAtgctaattttgaaaattacttGGACACGGGCACACTTCCACATAACTTATCTtttcatcaaaagaaaaagtttatGTCAGATGTCAAGCATTATTTTTTGGAAGAGCCTTTTCTATTTAAAATTTGTGCTGATTCAATGatacggagatgtgtggcggaagTAGAAATGAGAAATATCCTCAGTCATTGTCATGATCGTGAGGTAGGAGGCCACGCTGGGCCAATCAAGACGGCAACTAAGGTACTAGAATGTGGTTTCTATTGGCCTAGTATTTTTAAATATGCTCGTTCTTATGTCATTGCATGTGATAGATGTCAACGGACAG GTGAGAAGAGGCTGCTAGAACTGAACCAACTAGAGGAGTTTCGAGATCACGCATATGATATGGCGGTGTCATACAAGTAG